The Clostridia bacterium sequence CGGGGTTGGAATAATACTGCACCGCAACGCTGAGTGCACTGTAGTCTTTACTGCCCGGAAGTGCCACAATGCGGTCTGCCACTTCCTTCTGAATCATAATCACAATGCAGGAAATGCGGTCGCACTCTTCCAAAAGCTTCATAATAATCGGTGAGGTGATGTAATAGGGCAGGTTTGCCACAACCTTTACCTTTTCACCCTCGGGCAGGATTTCGTTTAAGTTGGTTTTTAAAATGTCACGGTTGATGATTTCCACATTGCCTGCATCTTTTGTAAGGTCGGCAAGCACGGGTACAATACCGCCGTCGATTTCTACTGCGATCACTTTTTTTGCCTGCTCTGCCATGCGGGTGGTGAGTACCCCGAGTCCCGGACCGATTTCTAATACCGTGTCCTCTTTGGTCAGCTCGGCGGAAGCCACAATCTGATTTAAAAAGTGGGCATCATAAAGAAAATTCTGTCCCAGACCTTTATGGAATATTAAGTTGTGCTGTCGCATAATCTCTTTGATTTGCGCAGGTGAGCTGATGTGTTCCATTTCGTTCCTCCCTGAAAAATTACATACACATATATTTTATCATATTATTTTGAAAAAAGCAATGCAAACAAAGTAATTTTGCAAAATTGTAAAGAATAGGTTTGTTGTATTTGAGAACAGAAAACTTATATACATTACTTGGACGAATTGATATACTAAAAACAACAGAAAGGGGATTGCTATGGGAAATCTGACTGTAAAAGGTGAAATGCTGGTTTTTAGAAAAAATGGCGAATATATTGAAATTGAGCCCTATGGTGAAAACATTTTTCGGGTGCGGGCAACAGCAAACGAACAAATTGAAGATATAAACTGGACACTTTTGCCTGCGAAAGAAACAAAAATTTTGTGGCAGGAAACATCAAATGGGTATAAAGCCCAAAACGGCTGTCTGGCCTTTGAAATGTTTTCTAACGGACAGTACCGTTGTTTGAAAGGTGAAAAAGAAATTTTTGCAAGTCAGACCTTTAAAAATGTGCATTCCGATGTGACCCGTTTATACTTGCCTGCAAGCGACGGCTTTTATAAAATCCGCGCAGGGTTTAAAGCTTATGATAATGAACATTTTTACGGTCTTGGACACGAATTTACCGATTTGTGGGATTTAAAAGGCGCTTCCTTGGATTTATGGCATTTTAACACCAAGTGTACCATTCCTTTTGTGTATTCCTCTAACGGCTATGGATTTTTATGGAACAGTCCTGCTATCGGACGGGTGGAATTTTCCAAAAACCGCACCCTTTGGGAAGCGGAAGAAGCAAAGCAGCTGGACTTTTTGATTATCGGTGGGGACACTCCTGCCGAGGTGATGAAGGGGTATGCAGAAATTTCGGGGTATGCGCCTAAAATGCC is a genomic window containing:
- the rsmA gene encoding 16S rRNA (adenine(1518)-N(6)/adenine(1519)-N(6))-dimethyltransferase RsmA, with the translated sequence MEHISSPAQIKEIMRQHNLIFHKGLGQNFLYDAHFLNQIVASAELTKEDTVLEIGPGLGVLTTRMAEQAKKVIAVEIDGGIVPVLADLTKDAGNVEIINRDILKTNLNEILPEGEKVKVVANLPYYITSPIIMKLLEECDRISCIVIMIQKEVADRIVALPGSKDYSALSVAVQYYSNPEKRVIVPAGAFVPPPKVDSAVLRLDIPEAPKFSPDDKKVFFRTVKAAFGQRRKTLANGLSTGFPELGKARIKEIIAECGFPETVRGETLSIPDFIKISNLLK